A genomic region of Candidatus Atribacteria bacterium ADurb.Bin276 contains the following coding sequences:
- the lacF_8 gene encoding Lactose transport system permease protein LacF has translation MTRKQFFLVFMIPTFIILFFLAFYPLLNAFYYSLQNWDLRSSRPIRFVGLKNYIQLFTDARFLNSLRISLLWSVITVGFSVFFGAGLLAPLINDNAKGSFRTLCLFIFIIPALLPRVGAAYMWRLMYSSSIGIINYFLSFLRIGPIGFLENPSYALYSVAAIDIWQWSFLIAALTIILLQDIPKEIVEAGSLDGAKRWQLYRFIIFPVIIPPFLSIFFIKMMESLRSFDFIFVLTAGGPGIATETLDMYAYWQGIGSAGRVSYASSMSIVMLVITIVLITIVWRGLVRWHD, from the coding sequence GTGACCAGAAAACAATTTTTTTTAGTATTTATGATTCCAACTTTTATTATTTTATTTTTTTTAGCCTTCTATCCACTACTCAACGCTTTTTATTATTCACTGCAAAATTGGGACCTAAGAAGTTCCCGCCCGATTCGATTTGTCGGATTGAAAAATTATATTCAACTCTTCACTGATGCGCGTTTTCTCAATTCTCTCCGTATTTCCTTGCTTTGGTCGGTTATTACTGTTGGATTTTCGGTTTTTTTTGGTGCTGGATTGTTAGCCCCCTTGATCAATGATAATGCAAAAGGGAGTTTTAGAACCCTTTGTTTATTTATTTTTATTATACCCGCACTCCTTCCCCGGGTGGGAGCAGCTTATATGTGGCGGTTGATGTATTCATCATCGATTGGAATTATAAATTACTTTTTAAGCTTTTTGAGAATTGGCCCTATTGGCTTCTTAGAAAATCCTTCCTATGCTCTTTACTCAGTAGCAGCTATCGACATCTGGCAGTGGTCCTTTTTGATTGCAGCTTTAACCATTATTCTTTTACAGGATATTCCCAAGGAGATTGTCGAAGCTGGCTCACTCGATGGAGCCAAAAGATGGCAGCTCTATCGTTTCATTATCTTCCCAGTGATTATTCCACCCTTTCTCTCAATCTTTTTTATTAAAATGATGGAATCCCTTCGTTCATTTGATTTCATATTTGTGCTGACTGCAGGTGGTCCTGGTATTGCTACCGAAACTTTGGATATGTATGCTTATTGGCAGGGAATTGGTTCAGCAGGTCGGGTCTCTTACGCCTCTTCAATGTCAATTGTTATGCTGGTGATCACCATTGTTTTGATCACTATCGTATGGAGGGGATTAGTCAGATGGCACGATTAA
- the sugB_15 gene encoding Trehalose transport system permease protein SugB, with the protein MARLNGKNIFYKIIIIIVLIIALAPILWMFLSSFKSRVDIISYPPKFIFTPVMDNYKRVLQMPTLMHGLRNSLIIVPISLLLGFIFGVPVGYIFARIKFKRSADLRFFILSLRFMPPVAVALPFFLIWMRLRLLDSMPAVIFTYLTIAISTMIWLTIECFKQVPVECEEAAHLEGCTQFQVFSRIALPLAIPSILGMCIFIFILLWNEFFLAFVITSQRAVTMPVASAAFAVVGMEVPWGQICASVILLSIPPLILSYFFVKFLPYFFKVS; encoded by the coding sequence ATGGCACGATTAAATGGAAAGAATATTTTCTATAAAATTATCATAATTATCGTTCTAATTATTGCTTTAGCCCCGATTCTCTGGATGTTTTTGTCATCGTTTAAGTCAAGAGTCGATATTATTAGTTATCCTCCTAAGTTTATCTTCACCCCAGTAATGGACAACTATAAAAGAGTTCTCCAAATGCCAACTCTTATGCACGGTCTCCGCAACAGCCTTATTATAGTCCCCATATCTCTTCTTTTGGGATTTATTTTTGGTGTTCCGGTTGGGTATATATTTGCTCGGATAAAGTTTAAAAGAAGTGCCGATCTTCGCTTTTTTATCCTGTCTTTAAGATTCATGCCTCCAGTCGCGGTAGCCCTTCCCTTTTTCTTGATTTGGATGCGGTTAAGGCTTCTAGACAGCATGCCAGCAGTTATATTTACATATCTGACCATTGCAATTAGCACCATGATCTGGTTAACAATTGAATGTTTCAAGCAGGTACCTGTTGAATGCGAGGAAGCTGCTCACTTAGAAGGATGTACCCAATTTCAAGTCTTTTCTCGTATTGCTTTACCTTTAGCAATTCCCAGCATCTTGGGTATGTGCATCTTTATCTTTATTCTTTTGTGGAATGAATTCTTCCTAGCCTTTGTCATTACTTCTCAACGTGCGGTGACTATGCCGGTTGCTTCAGCTGCTTTTGCGGTGGTTGGAATGGAAGTTCCCTGGGGACAAATTTGCGCATCGGTTATCCTTCTTTCCATTCCACCTTTGATTTTGTCCTATTTCTTTGTTAAATTCCTTCCTTACTTCTTTAAGGTTAGTTAA